In Acipenser ruthenus chromosome 15, fAciRut3.2 maternal haplotype, whole genome shotgun sequence, a genomic segment contains:
- the LOC117410331 gene encoding protein amnionless-like isoform X2 produces MKTYLPMDGELILAFGAGFAGSEGGSDPGCEGGGDRITFQDPDRYQWYDPTLWRAASTPDDLENGRFQFSVHEESVPCKHDDVIFRPDSSFRVSTDSDVSRISLRSVSIMEKKFSREEEFARYLQSGSGKLQFHGSGTVEVTNSRCSESSGCDCGNTANHERICAALHQHSQCPDLECWSPLTPIGHCCGICGAVVSLEYSPDFNVESYRNRLLHLFLSLPSYRGVRMAMSKVSRPQSFSWLVPREADSEIQVVLQEEGSGSKAEALAWEIMKDIHSQGSSLGIVKGEVQTSTGSHASGQGGSVDGGMIAGAVIGVLLALVGLGSLVVLFTRGMIRVPNLSSLQFVKKDSDLDNLGDSIDKGFDNPMFDTSPHLPADLHGLYSGSEALKGISITNSGVHFVNPAYDETDFTA; encoded by the exons ATGAAAACC TATCTGCCGATGGATGGAGAGCTCATCTTGGCGTTCGGTGCTGGATTTGCAGGCAGTGAGGGCGGGAGTGACCCCGGGtgcgagggaggag GAGACAGAATCACCTTTCAGGACCCTGACAGGTACCAGTGGTACGACCCGACCCTGTGGAGAGCAGCCTCCACCCCTGATGACCTGGAGAATGGTAGATTCCAGTTTTCTGTGCACGAGGAGAGCGTCCCCTGCAAACACGACGATGTGATCTTCCGGCCCGACTCTTCGTTCCGGGTCAGCACAGACTCTGATGTGAGCCGCATTTCCCTGAGGTCTGTCTCCATCATGGAGAAG aagTTCTCCCGGGAGGAGGAGTTTGCCCGCTACCTGCAGTCCGGCTCGGGGAAGCTGCAGTTCCATGGCAGCGGCACAGTGGAGGTGACGAACAGCAGATGCAGCGAGAGCTCAGGGTGCGACTGCGGGAACACTGCG AACCACGAGCGGATCTGCGCTGCTCTGCACCAGCACTCCCAGTGTCCCGATCTAGAATGCTGGAGCCCCCTGACTCCTATTGGACACTGCTGTGGAATATGTG GTGCCGTCGTCTCCCTGGAGTATTCCCCGGATTTCAATGTGGAGTCCTACAGGAACCGGCTGCTTCATTTGTTTCTGAGCCTG CCGTCGTACAGAGGGGTGCGCATGGCCATGTCCAAGGTATCCAGGCCCCAGTCCTTCTCATGGCTCGTCCCCCGGGAGGCTGACTCAGAGATCCAGGTGGTGCTGCAGGAGGAGGGGAGCGGCTCGAAGGCTGAAGCTCTAGCCTGGGAGATCATGAAGGACATTCACTCCCAAG GCAGCAGCTTGGGGATTGTGAAGGGGGAGGTCCAGACTTCCACGGGCAGCCACGCCAGTGGGCAGGGGGGCTCTGTGGATGGCGGGATGATTGCGGGCGCGGTGATCGGGGTCCTGCTGGCCCTGGTGGGGCTGGGGTCCCTGGTGGTCCTCTTCACTCGAGGGATGATCAG GGTCCCCAACCTGAGTTCCCTTCAGTTTGTGAAGAAGGACAGTGACCTCGATAACCTGGGAGACTCAATCGACAAGGGCTTCGATAACCCCATGTTTGACACGTCCCCCCACCTGCCCGCt GATCTCCACGGACTGTACTCTGGGTCCGAAGCTCTGAAGGGCATCTCTATCACTAACTCTGGCGTCCACTTTGTTAACCCAGCCTACGATGAAACCGACTTCACTGCCTAA